In one Alnus glutinosa chromosome 14, dhAlnGlut1.1, whole genome shotgun sequence genomic region, the following are encoded:
- the LOC133857260 gene encoding uncharacterized protein LOC133857260 — protein MATNLIPFRSTGIRACAIPGNRRPDPNNRKPVSSANWWTPLFGWSSEPDYIDSGRKEKIRDGSEEPENKSGPDLDRKPARSRYAPGCFTEEKARQLRLKTMETESFHDAMYHSAIASRLASDFNGRSDL, from the coding sequence ATGGCTACGAATCTCATCCCCTTCCGATCTACCGGGATCCGTGCGTGTGCTATTCCGGGTAACCGGAGACCAGACCCGAACAACCGCAAACCCGTTTCCTCCGCCAACTGGTGGACCCCGCTCTTCGGGTGGTCGTCGGAGCCCGACTACATTGATTccggaagaaaagagaagatccGAGACGGCTCCGAGGAGCCGGAGAACAAATCGGGCCCGGATCTCGACCGGAAGCCGGCGCGTTCCCGGTACGCCCCGGGTTGCTTCACGGAGGAAAAGGCGAGGCAGCTCCGGTTGAAGACCATGGAAACGGAGTCGTTTCACGACGCCATGTACCACTCCGCCATCGCCTCCCGCCTCGCCTCCGATTTCAACGGCCGCTCCGATCTGTGA
- the LOC133858179 gene encoding potassium transporter 5-like, translated as MEEFSRQLHGKKVLRRFDSLDIESSTVPGRQGHGIPEGWSVVLHLAFQSIGIVYGDIGTSPLYVYASTFSNGIKHNDDILGVLSLIFYTLTLIPLVKYVFIVLQANDNGEGGQFALYSLICRDAKVGLIPNQQAAEDDQEVSNFQLELPSSRHELIASRVKSKLESSQFAKFFLLLATMLGTAMVIGDGVLTPCISVLSAVGGIKRATSAVTDDMIVWISVAILIFLFMIQRFGTDKVGYTFAPIICVWFAFIGGIGLFNFIKFDPTVVKALNPKYIVQYFQRNKTEAWVSLGGTVLAITGAEALFADVGHFTVRSIQISMCSVTYPALILAYAGQASFLRKHNHLVKDAFFESIPDPLYSPTFVLAILATIVASQAMISGTFSMVQQSLSLDCFPRVKIVHTSAKYEGQVYIPEVNYLLMLACIGVTLGFRSTAKIGNAYGIAVVFVMALTSAFLVLIMIMIWKSHILLIVSYVLVIGTLELLYLSSVLYKFDQGGYLPLAFAAVLMSIMYIWNDVHRRKYFYELNNKVSLEKLNEIGAADTKFCRLPGLALFYSELVQGIPPIFKHYVANVPAMHSTIVFVSIKSLPISKVAVEERFLFRRVELKDQNVFRCVVRYGYTDRPQEQEPLEEMLVERLKEFIVDDFWFAQSKLNDVENDGESLDAGLVNEDVKHVDEEEVEREIEGLDEAWRAGVVHLIGENEVVAGKGAGIGKRFLINYAYNFLRKNLSQTENVFDNIPRKRMLKVGMIYEL; from the exons ATGGAGGAATTTTCCAGACAACTTCATGGGAAGAAAGTTTTGCGAAGATTCGATTCCTTGGACATAGAATCCTCCACTGTTCCCGGTCGTCAGGGCCATGGCATTCCAGAGGGCTGGTCGGTGGTCTTGCATTTAGCATTCCAGAGCATCGGAATTGTATACGGAGACATTGGTACTTCACCACTCTATGTGTATGCGAGCACTTTTAGTAATGGAATCAAGCACAACGACGACATTTTGGGTGTTCTTTCTTTGATCTTTTACACCCTCACCTTAATCCCTCTCGTTAAGTACGTTTTCATCGTCTTACAGGCCAACGATAATGGCGAAG GAGGGCAATTTGCGTTGTACTCTCTCATATGCCGAGATGCAAAGGTTGGTTTGATCCCAAATCAGCAGGCTGCAGAAGATGATCAGGAGGTGTCGAATTTCCAGCTTGAGTTACCGAGCAGTCGTCATGAGTTGATTGCATCGAGGGTGAAGTCTAAGCTGGAAAGCAGCCAGTTTGCCAAGTTCTTCCTATTGCTTGCCACCATGCTTGGAACTGCCATGGTTATTGGCGATGGTGTTCTCACGCCTTGCATCTCAG TGTTATCGGCTGTGGGTGGGATCAAGCGAGCTACATCTGCGGTGACAGACG ATATGATTGTCTGGATATCAGTTGCTATCTTGATCTTCCTATTTATGATCCAAAGATTTGGAACCGACAAAGTGGGCTATACTTTTGCGCCAATAATTTGCGTTTGGTTCGCATTCATCGGGGGCATTGGCCTTtttaatttcatcaaatttgaTCCAACTGTTGTCAAAGCCTTAAATCCAAAATACATCGTTCAATATTTCCAGAGGAACAAAACAGAAGCTTGGGTTTCTCTAGGTGGCACTGTTCTTGCCATAACAG GAGCCGAAGCGCTGTTTGCCGATGTTGGGCACTTCACAGTTCGGTCAATTCAAATAAGTATGTGCTCGGTGACGTACCCGGCTCTCATTTTGGCATACGCTGGACAAGCGTCCTTCCTTCGCAAGCATAATCATCTTGTCAAGGATGCCTTCTTCGAGTCCATACCAG ACCCTTTGTATTCGCCAACGTTTGTGTTGGCTATATTAGCGACAATAGTAGCTAGTCAGGCCATGATTTCAGGGACTTTCTCTATGGTCCAACAATCCCTCTCACTAGACTGTTTTCCTCGGGTGAAAATCGTGCATACATCGGCTAAGTATGAAGGACAAGTTTACATACCAGAAGTCAATTACCTTCTTATGTTGGCATGCATAGGGGTCACTTTGGGTTTCAGGAGCACCGCAAAGATTGGCAACGCATACG GGATAGCAGTGGTATTTGTGATGGCTCTCACATCGGCCTTCCTAGTACTAATCATGATTATGATATGGAAATCTCACATACTCTTAATAGTCTCCTATGTTCTTGTTATTGGCACTTTGGAGCTTCTCTACTTAAGCTCAGTCCTTTACAAGTTTGACCAAGGAGGATATCTTCCCCTAGCCTTTGCTGCAGTCTTGATGAGTATAATGTACATTTGGAATGATGTGCACAGAAGAAAGTACTTCTACGAGTTGAATAACAAAGTTTCTTTGGAGAAGCTCAATGAGATAGGTGCTGCAGATACAAAGTTTTGTCGACTCCCTGGTTTGGCCTTGTTCTATTCAGAGCTTGTTCAGGGCATCCCCCCCATTTTCAAGCACTACGTTGCAAATGTGCCTGCAATGCACTCAACAATTGTCTTTGTCTCCATCAAGTCACTACCCATCAGCAAAGTTGCAGTGGAAGAGCGTTTCCTCTTTCGTCGTGTGGAgcttaaagaccaaaatgtgTTTCGATGTGTTGTTAGATATGGGTACACAGATAGGCCTCAAGAACAAGAACCCCTCGAGGAAATGTTAGTTGAAAGATTGAAGGAGTTTATTGTAGATGATTTTTGGTTCGCCCAAAGTAAACTAAATGATGTTGAAAATGATGGGGAGTCGTTGGATGCTGGGTTGGTTAATGAAGATGTAAAGCATGTTGATGAAGAGGaggtggagagagagattgagggTTTAGATGAAGCATGGCGTGCCGGGGTTGTTCATTTGATTGGCGAGAATGAAGTGGTTGCTGGAAAAGGAGCGGGTATAGgaaagaggtttttgataaattatgCTTACAATTTCTTGAGGAAAAATTTAAGCCAGACTGAAAATGTTTTCGATAATATTCCTCGCAAGCGCATGCTAAAAGTCGGCATGATTTACGAGCTATAA
- the LOC133856907 gene encoding uncharacterized protein LOC133856907, protein MIPKPLRTLGTGAAIILGGLITLNLASSATMRALRFTNEAKRRKVASPCEHCKGKGFYICKLCKANATIDWSPLYDPVAINPCLCPTCDGNRVQRCLNCLGKGYD, encoded by the exons ATGATACCAAAGCCACTGCGCACGTTGGGTACCGGTGCCGCTATCATCCTTGGTGGACTAATAACTCTGAACCTTGCTTCCTCTGCCACCATGAGAGCGCTTCGTTTCACCAACGAAGCGAAACGG AGAAAGGTGGCGTCGCCTTGTGAGCATTGCAAAGGGAAAGGGTTTTATATATGCAAACTGTGCAAAGCAAATGCCACCATTGATTGGTCTCCTTTGTACGACCCAGTTGCCATCAACCCTTGCCTTTGCCCTACTTGCGATGGAAACAG GGTGCAACGTTGTCTTAATTGCCTAGGGAAGGGCTACGATTGA